One Capsicum annuum cultivar UCD-10X-F1 chromosome 2, UCD10Xv1.1, whole genome shotgun sequence genomic window carries:
- the LOC107858679 gene encoding high mobility group B protein 6 isoform X2: MSMDPNNNHPSFSKLLQQGYTNKIRLPGAFVKEHKKMLAKTCLLKTDEGLSWEAKIVKETSHYFMCEGDWPRFLQHHKFVSGDMLIFYLVEKSTFHVMLYSKKSLTNIRHFEELSSSDEEEAAEEKGEVKNVETSRKAKKVKMEPVQLSYLDKSDSKADNMLDVEKKANEVKMEPVILSDSEEERVDPSSDWGNPCYWHPGGKSNAKADNMLGVKNKAPVKIFRELIELSDSEEETVDPFPGSKEVGNTWCSHPGYKFNDKADNMINVKKKALWTKEAKKAAKDPNKHKMPARCSFVKRGWKSARDPKKPKKPAGAFFLFMKDFRKQFKEENPKDISLAAGGEKWKQLSDAEKAPYMAEVKKRMEEYYKNKAAYNRRVAAGDSEEEESYKSKSEVDEEEGGDD; the protein is encoded by the exons ATGTCAATGGATCCCAACAACAATCATCCATCTTTCTCTAAGCTACTTCAACAAGGATATACCAATAAAATA CGACTGCCGGGTGCTTTTGTCAAAGAACACAAGAAGATGTTAGCCAAGACATGCTTACTGAAAACGGATGAAGGGCTTTCTTGGGAAGCAAAGATAGTGAAGGAGACATCTCATTACTTCATGTGTGAAGGAGACTGGCCACGCTTTTTGCAGCATCATAAATTTGTGTCAGGAGACATGTTGATCTTCTATCTCGTTGAGAAATCAACATTCCATGTCATGCTCTACTCCAAGAAATCGCTCACGAATATTAGACATTTTGAGGAACTTAGCAGTTCAGACGAAGAGGAAGCTGCAGAGGAAAAAGGGGAGGTAAAAAATGTTGAAACTTCAAGAAAAGCTAAGAAAGTAAAAATGGAGCCAGTACAGTTATCATATTTAG ATAAATCTGATTCCAAAGCTGATAACATGCTTGACGTGGAGAAGAAAGCGAATGAAGTGAAAATGGAGCCAGTAATTCTATCAGATTCTGAAGAAGAGAGGGTTGATCCATCCAGTGACTGGGGAAATCCATGCTATTGGCATCCAG GAGGTAAATCCAACGCCAAAGCTGATAACATGCTCGGAGTGAAGAATAAAGCTCCCGTGAAAATCTTTAGGGAGCTAATAGAATTATCGGACTCTGAGGAAGAAACTGTTGATCCATTCCCTGGCTCCAAAGAGGTGGGAAATACATGGTGTTCACATCCAG GATATAAGTTCAATGACAAAGCTGATAACATGATCAACGTGAAAAAGAAAGCTCTCTGGACTAAAGAAGCGAAAAAGGCTGCCAAGGATCCTAACAAACATAAGATGCCTGCAAGGTGTTCCTTTGTTAAGAGAGGATGGAAATCTGCCAGGGATCCTAAAAAACCCAAGAAACCTGCAGGTGCTTTCTTCCTTTTTATGAAGGACTTTAGGAAGCAGTTCAAAGAGGAGAATCCAAAGGATATATCATTGGCTGCTGGTGGAGAGAAGTGGAAACAGTTGTCTGATGCTGAAAAAGCTCCTTACATGGCAGAGGTAAAGAAAAGGATGGAAGAATACTATAAGAACAAGGCTGCTTATAACAGGCGAGTAGCTGCTGGAGATTCTGAAGAAGAGGAATCTTACAAGTCAAAGTCCGAGGTTGATGAGGAAGAGGGAGGTGATGATTGA
- the LOC107858679 gene encoding high mobility group B protein 6 isoform X1 translates to MSMDPNNNHPSFSKLLQQGYTNKIRLPGAFVKEHKKMLAKTCLLKTDEGLSWEAKIVKETSHYFMCEGDWPRFLQHHKFVSGDMLIFYLVEKSTFHVMLYSKKSLTNIRHFEELSSSDEEEAAEEKGEVKNVETSRKAKKVKMEPVQLSYLGDKSDSKADNMLDVEKKANEVKMEPVILSDSEEERVDPSSDWGNPCYWHPGGKSNAKADNMLGVKNKAPVKIFRELIELSDSEEETVDPFPGSKEVGNTWCSHPGYKFNDKADNMINVKKKALWTKEAKKAAKDPNKHKMPARCSFVKRGWKSARDPKKPKKPAGAFFLFMKDFRKQFKEENPKDISLAAGGEKWKQLSDAEKAPYMAEVKKRMEEYYKNKAAYNRRVAAGDSEEEESYKSKSEVDEEEGGDD, encoded by the exons ATGTCAATGGATCCCAACAACAATCATCCATCTTTCTCTAAGCTACTTCAACAAGGATATACCAATAAAATA CGACTGCCGGGTGCTTTTGTCAAAGAACACAAGAAGATGTTAGCCAAGACATGCTTACTGAAAACGGATGAAGGGCTTTCTTGGGAAGCAAAGATAGTGAAGGAGACATCTCATTACTTCATGTGTGAAGGAGACTGGCCACGCTTTTTGCAGCATCATAAATTTGTGTCAGGAGACATGTTGATCTTCTATCTCGTTGAGAAATCAACATTCCATGTCATGCTCTACTCCAAGAAATCGCTCACGAATATTAGACATTTTGAGGAACTTAGCAGTTCAGACGAAGAGGAAGCTGCAGAGGAAAAAGGGGAGGTAAAAAATGTTGAAACTTCAAGAAAAGCTAAGAAAGTAAAAATGGAGCCAGTACAGTTATCATATTTAG GAGATAAATCTGATTCCAAAGCTGATAACATGCTTGACGTGGAGAAGAAAGCGAATGAAGTGAAAATGGAGCCAGTAATTCTATCAGATTCTGAAGAAGAGAGGGTTGATCCATCCAGTGACTGGGGAAATCCATGCTATTGGCATCCAG GAGGTAAATCCAACGCCAAAGCTGATAACATGCTCGGAGTGAAGAATAAAGCTCCCGTGAAAATCTTTAGGGAGCTAATAGAATTATCGGACTCTGAGGAAGAAACTGTTGATCCATTCCCTGGCTCCAAAGAGGTGGGAAATACATGGTGTTCACATCCAG GATATAAGTTCAATGACAAAGCTGATAACATGATCAACGTGAAAAAGAAAGCTCTCTGGACTAAAGAAGCGAAAAAGGCTGCCAAGGATCCTAACAAACATAAGATGCCTGCAAGGTGTTCCTTTGTTAAGAGAGGATGGAAATCTGCCAGGGATCCTAAAAAACCCAAGAAACCTGCAGGTGCTTTCTTCCTTTTTATGAAGGACTTTAGGAAGCAGTTCAAAGAGGAGAATCCAAAGGATATATCATTGGCTGCTGGTGGAGAGAAGTGGAAACAGTTGTCTGATGCTGAAAAAGCTCCTTACATGGCAGAGGTAAAGAAAAGGATGGAAGAATACTATAAGAACAAGGCTGCTTATAACAGGCGAGTAGCTGCTGGAGATTCTGAAGAAGAGGAATCTTACAAGTCAAAGTCCGAGGTTGATGAGGAAGAGGGAGGTGATGATTGA